The genomic region ATCGGCGAATAATTGAACTGAACTGCTTTGCTGTAATAAATAGCGATTTTTATAAGATTTTGTTAGAAATTGTCAAGATTCCTAATATTACATTGATGGTGTTTAAGTCTTGTATAAGCTGCTGAGACTTGGGTCCGGGCACTACTGAGGTGGAAACGTGTGGCTGCTTGGGTTCTCCTGGGATTAGAGAACTTGCGGATCGCAGGCAGGTTGCTAAAGAAAATCGAATAAGAATAGAACTATGTAGGTACCGTGTCTATAAAACTTACTGACCATTTTTTGCAAGATTCttcaacataaaattaaacggTTGTAGAGTCCACATTTTATGCAGTTATAAAACCTGATAAAAAAAGATTACCGCGACACTAACGATGTTTATTACACTGATACGGTGGTTCCAATAGCGTCAGCGTTCCAGTTGTACTCGCTCTGTTATGTAGTACCTAAAGGTGCTggcttttgaattaaattgatAGATTGTGTTGTTTGCGTAGCAACAGAGGCGtgctagaaaaaaattctgttcaACGCAATCTAAGCAGCGGATAAAAAACGAACACAACGCACTGATCTTATCAACTTATTTACTGATGGATCCAGTTTAAAAGTTGATTATATTAagctaataaaatataattaaattgtttaaaattatttttgaatatgaaGATACAGATTTAGTTGCTCtttattgtttgaaaattaCCTGTCCATTTAGGTGtttgaaaaacataattttaatatttgatgcATTTTCCATGGAGAGTTTCAACGTGTTTACTTGCTCCTTTTCCTCTCCCCTTAAACAGGCAGATTATACTTGCtagttatttatttgctaGGCATTCTATAAATCCTATTAAATGATTTTACAGGGCGAAATTTTATTGCTAACAAGCATGTAAACATGTGTATCTAACCCCCCATAATTAGATAAAACTAACAACATTTGAGCACTAAACTTAATCCTGTTCACCATTCTGATAAGAAGGTCCTGAATATAAAATTCATAGAACTCGCTTAGATGAAtatcgtcattttttaaaaaccaaacTAGAGCTGAATTTAAAATGAGTGAGGAAGATTCGATTATTGCTAACGTTTCCAGCAGGCCTCCTGCAATGGTATTGATGGAGCGAAAGTTCAGAAAACCCGAGAAAAGGAGAAACCAGTACATTGGGGGAATTGTCGGTAACGCCTCActctaataaatttgcaaaaacttaCCCAATAAATCGTGTTTTGACGTTTTTTAGCGTCCCTCAATGGCTTTTGTGCAGGCACAGTGTTAGCCTGGACTTCTCCAGCAATGCAACATATCCTACAACCCCCTTCAGGTAGCAACACCTCCACTCCCAATCCACCACTACCTCCACCGAGCTTTACGATCTCCACCTTTGAAGAAGCCGCAGTGGGAGCCACTCTCATGTTCGGAGCCGCCTTAGCTGCAATACCCTCAGGGAAATGTGCCGATCTCTTCGGCAGAAAAATCACCCTTCTTCTCATAGGCCTTCTATATATGAGCAATTACATCTTAATAGCTTGCGCTACAAATTTGTCGGTACTACTAATCGCACGATTGTTTGCCGGAGTGGCTCTAGGAGGTAGCTGCGTGGTGGCTCCCATGTATATAGCAGAGATCACTGAAGAATCTCTTAAGGGCATTCTGGGTTCTTCATTTAGCCTCATGCTAACCCTAGGCATCTTATACACCAACGTTATAGGCGTTGTTACTGAGTGGTTAGGACTGGCCATTGCTTTAGCCCTGACAAGTGGAATTGCGGCATTATCCATCTTGTTTCTCCCTGAAACGCCTTTCTATCTGATAGCAGGAGAACGATTCGGCAAAGCTAGAAAATCGTTGATGTTTTATCGAGGAGATGAAGATCAAGTTTCTGAAGAGCTTACTGAGCTACAGAAGCATTTGCGCGAACATCAAGTGGGGTCCTCTATTTGGGATTTGTTTACCAAGAGGTGTTATAGAAGACCCTTGATTGCAACCTTGGGGGTGTTTGCTTATCAACAGTTTTGCGGTATAAACGCGGTGATTTTCAACTTGATGCCCATATTTAGTGCCGCTAACGTCAGTCCATGGGTTGCAGCCATTGTCCCCAACCTTCTGACCATATGCGTGGGAGCAATACTGGTCTTGATAATCGAGAAGAAAGGGAGGAAATTCTTTATGCTTCTCTCTTCCGCAACGATGACACTGGGTCTGGCAGGGTTAGCAATATATTTCCAGTTTTCATCAACAACAATTAATGTGCTAGTGCCGACTGCGTGTGTTGGCATCTTCATGGCAGGTTTCGCCGTGGGAATAGGACCGATTCCCTGGGTTTTGCTTATAGAGCTGTTTACAGCGGAGATCAAAGGGATTGCGAGCGGGGTTGTTGCGATGACTGGTTGGATATCCGCCATGGTGGTCACATTTTCCTACCCCTATTTGAAGGCAACGTTTGGGAGCGCTATCACGTTTTGGGCCTTAGGGGTGCTTAATATTTTGGGGTGGATTTTCGTTCGGTTTGCTGTGCCGGAAACTAAAGTGCAGCTGCGaggtaaataataagaaagaaTAAAGTTGCTTAAGAAAGAGGGAGGTGGcaggtaaataaatattttttccattactagTGACTGTAAAGTGCGCTTTCCCgcccattttaaaaatacttcagGAATAAGTTAATAATGGCACGCATGTGGGTTGTTACTCACCTAGCGAGGTAATAGGTCATAATGTCGTTAGCATCAccatttatattaattttccgACTTTGAAAGTGTCGTAAGACTAGGATCTATAAAGGTGAGTTTCTAGAGCTGCAAATAGCATCCGTTGCTATCTGGGACCCGTGTCagtctaataaataaaaaaaaatctatagatCTGGACGAACAAAATTGCGACGTCCCTTTTCGTTTGTGAGAAATGGGGACATATTTATAGCTACACTGTGGGACAAAAGTAAAGTGATTACTAAATTTGCTATTCAATTTGGTAccctaattaaaattaaaaaaaaatgtttttaccaGCGTCTGTAGcagtttaatttcttaaataatttatatgaatatcaaataaaagcaTAGATAACATAAGTAAAGCAACTTTCacgaaaataatgttttatttaatttaataatcgcAGAATTAATCGGGAACCCGCAATACGATcgaattttacttaataattaatagaGTATCCATTGtcgataatttttgatatcaaAGTGGCACtgattaaatcaaatttcgattattAGTAATCGGCAGATTCGTCCACACTTCGTTTATTTTATCTATCGAGGAATGTTTGTTTAGGAACTTTCTAGCACAAATTCGACGCTCTACCTCTTCCCATGGGTTCTCGATAGGATTAATGTCTGATGCGTGAGTCAGACACTGTAGAACCTGGACACTTTCATCGAAAACGTACTCCTCAACAGGGCGAGATGATAGTTTTGGATCGTTGTCCTGTTTAAACAAAAGTCGAGAAggcatttttctttcaatataaCGCTTTGGAGTATATCCCTATATACTAATAAATCCTTAGTCCCatttatgaagtgcaaaaCTCCGATCCATAAAAAACAGCCTCATACAAATATACCACCCTGCCCATGTTTCACTGTTGGTTTAACATACGAGgttagtcccagaagtacccgacttagtatttaaaaaaatgtatttaaaatgttacaTTAATTCTCAACATAGAC from Euwallacea fornicatus isolate EFF26 chromosome 29, ASM4011564v1, whole genome shotgun sequence harbors:
- the LOC136347653 gene encoding solute carrier family 2, facilitated glucose transporter member 8-like produces the protein MSEEDSIIANVSSRPPAMVLMERKFRKPEKRRNQYIGGIVASLNGFCAGTVLAWTSPAMQHILQPPSGSNTSTPNPPLPPPSFTISTFEEAAVGATLMFGAALAAIPSGKCADLFGRKITLLLIGLLYMSNYILIACATNLSVLLIARLFAGVALGGSCVVAPMYIAEITEESLKGILGSSFSLMLTLGILYTNVIGVVTEWLGLAIALALTSGIAALSILFLPETPFYLIAGERFGKARKSLMFYRGDEDQVSEELTELQKHLREHQVGSSIWDLFTKRCYRRPLIATLGVFAYQQFCGINAVIFNLMPIFSAANVSPWVAAIVPNLLTICVGAILVLIIEKKGRKFFMLLSSATMTLGLAGLAIYFQFSSTTINVLVPTACVGIFMAGFAVGIGPIPWVLLIELFTAEIKGIASGVVAMTGWISAMVVTFSYPYLKATFGSAITFWALGVLNILGWIFVRFAVPETKVQLRGK